A single genomic interval of Microbacterium oleivorans harbors:
- a CDS encoding carbohydrate ABC transporter permease — translation MTSLETRAIVTGRTPRGRRRPRPYTPQRRRSWLLTIVLWACVAYFLLPLWWLTVASTKDTSALFSSFGLWFAPEFSFFDNLADLFTTRGGLFSRWMLNTVLYAGVSAIGATLLAAMAGYAFAKYRFPGSSALFSITLGAIMIPLTALALPTYLLFSRAGLTDTPWSIIIPSLVSPFGVYLMRVYAADAIPDSLIEAARMDGAGEFRIFWQVGLRLMGPGLVTVFLFSLVGTWNNYFLPLIMLNSSELYPITVGLAQLQAAASAGGGSQAVFSTVITGSFVSILPLVIAFLFLQRYWQSGLGTGGVKG, via the coding sequence ATGACCTCCCTCGAGACCCGAGCCATCGTCACCGGTCGCACGCCCCGCGGTCGTCGCCGGCCGCGGCCGTACACGCCGCAGCGGCGCCGGAGCTGGCTGCTCACCATCGTCCTGTGGGCCTGCGTCGCCTACTTCCTGCTCCCGCTGTGGTGGCTCACGGTGGCCTCCACGAAGGACACGTCCGCGCTGTTCTCCTCGTTCGGGCTGTGGTTCGCGCCGGAGTTCTCGTTCTTCGACAACCTCGCCGACCTGTTCACGACGCGCGGCGGGCTGTTCAGCCGCTGGATGCTGAACACCGTGCTCTATGCGGGCGTATCGGCGATCGGTGCGACGCTGCTCGCCGCGATGGCGGGCTACGCCTTCGCCAAGTACCGCTTCCCGGGCAGCTCCGCACTGTTCAGCATCACGCTCGGTGCGATCATGATCCCGCTGACGGCGTTGGCGTTGCCGACCTACCTGCTCTTCTCCCGGGCGGGGCTGACCGATACGCCCTGGTCGATCATCATCCCCTCCCTCGTGTCGCCGTTCGGGGTGTACCTGATGCGGGTGTACGCGGCCGACGCGATCCCCGACAGCCTCATCGAGGCGGCGCGGATGGACGGGGCAGGGGAGTTCCGCATCTTCTGGCAGGTTGGCCTGCGGCTCATGGGACCGGGCCTCGTGACGGTGTTCCTGTTCTCGCTCGTGGGGACCTGGAACAACTACTTCCTCCCGCTGATCATGCTCAACTCCTCGGAGCTCTACCCGATCACCGTCGGACTCGCGCAACTGCAGGCTGCGGCGTCGGCGGGTGGCGGGTCGCAGGCGGTGTTCTCCACCGTGATCACCGGTTCGTTCGTCTCGATCCTGCCTCTCGTCATCGCCTTCCTGTTCCTTCAGCGCTACTGGCAGTCGGGTCTCGGCACCGGCGGGGTCAAGGGATGA
- a CDS encoding LacI family DNA-binding transcriptional regulator: protein MSEAAPGRARAGVRDVAAAAGVSTQTVSRVINDHPHIRPETRDRVIAAMSELGYRVNNAARALGTATTRTIGVLATDTHLFGPAAGIAALERAARSAGRWIATAYADGTDAASVTAAADHLLVQGVDGIVVVAPHTAALAALASARIGVPVVPLHGEAGEPGAGGAARQAQGAALAVDHLADAGHRRIAQVSGPAEWLEAVARDSGVEAALARRGLTAAGRWRGDWSAGSGAALAAEIAPVLRTAEAPTAFVVANDQMALGLVSGLAALGVDVPGEVSVVGFDDHPDAAFYRPPLTTVRLDIAGEARRCVQVLLGDDNSAGPQRPELVVRASTACYR from the coding sequence ATGAGCGAAGCGGCGCCCGGGCGGGCACGGGCGGGCGTGCGGGACGTCGCAGCCGCGGCGGGTGTGTCGACGCAGACCGTGTCGCGCGTCATCAACGACCACCCCCACATCCGCCCCGAGACCCGCGACCGCGTGATCGCGGCGATGTCCGAGCTCGGCTACCGCGTCAACAACGCGGCCCGGGCGCTCGGCACGGCCACGACGCGGACGATCGGGGTGCTGGCGACCGACACGCACCTGTTCGGCCCGGCCGCCGGCATCGCCGCCCTGGAACGCGCCGCGCGTTCGGCCGGCCGGTGGATCGCGACGGCGTACGCCGACGGGACGGATGCCGCGAGCGTGACCGCCGCAGCCGACCACCTCCTCGTGCAGGGCGTCGACGGCATCGTGGTGGTCGCACCGCACACCGCCGCGCTCGCCGCGCTCGCCTCCGCGCGCATCGGGGTTCCCGTCGTTCCCCTCCACGGCGAGGCGGGCGAGCCCGGGGCCGGGGGAGCGGCGCGCCAGGCGCAGGGTGCCGCCCTCGCGGTGGACCACCTCGCCGACGCCGGTCATCGTCGGATCGCCCAGGTGTCGGGCCCCGCCGAGTGGCTCGAGGCCGTGGCCCGCGACTCCGGCGTCGAGGCGGCCCTGGCGCGGCGCGGGCTGACCGCGGCCGGGCGGTGGCGCGGCGACTGGTCGGCCGGTTCCGGCGCCGCCCTCGCCGCCGAGATCGCGCCGGTGCTGCGCACGGCGGAGGCTCCGACGGCATTCGTCGTGGCCAACGACCAGATGGCGCTCGGGCTGGTGTCGGGGCTCGCCGCGCTCGGCGTCGACGTACCCGGCGAGGTGAGCGTGGTGGGCTTCGACGATCATCCCGACGCCGCCTTCTACCGTCCGCCGCTGACCACGGTTCGACTCGACATCGCGGGTGAGGCCCGACGGTGCGTCCAGGTGCTGCTCGGCGACGACAACTCCGCGGGTCCGCAGCGACCGGAGCTCGTCGTACGTGCGTCCACCGCGTGTTACCGGTAA
- a CDS encoding xylulokinase, with protein MEVSVSTSVIRDHIVAGRTSLGIEFGSTRIKACLIGPDPTDVIATGSHAWENRFEDRRWTYALEDVWAGLQAAYADLVAQVRERFDVTPETFGAIGVSAMMHGYLAFDADDRLLVPFRTWRNTSTGPAAAELSDLLDINIPLRWSIAHLHQAVIDEEPHVADIRHVTTLAGYVHGRLTGEKVLGVGDASGMFPIDPETRDYDQSRIDRYDARAAVRLPGGLRSLLPVVRVAGQRAGVLTEAGAALLDPASNLRAGVVFCPPEGDAGTGMVATAAVAPRTGNVSAGTSIFAMVVLERPLQSRHHEIDVVTTPAGDLVAMVHCNNGASELAGWAGMFERFAAASGSPLPADAVYDVLFREALAAEPDAGGLLAYNHLAGEPIVGTDEGRPLFVRTPDSRFTLGNAVRAQLYGVFGTLALGMRVLAGEQVAIDRMFAHGGMFRTAGVAQRFLAAALGAPVAVGETASEGGAWGIAVLADYLSHSADVDLDGYLRQRVFAAAPVAVAAPDAADAVGFAAYLERYDAGLAIERAAVAALS; from the coding sequence ATGGAGGTATCCGTGAGCACCAGCGTCATCCGCGACCACATCGTCGCCGGCCGTACGAGCCTGGGTATCGAGTTCGGCTCGACCCGCATCAAGGCGTGCCTGATCGGTCCGGACCCCACCGATGTCATCGCTACCGGGTCGCACGCGTGGGAGAACCGGTTCGAGGATCGGCGCTGGACGTACGCGCTGGAGGATGTGTGGGCGGGTCTGCAGGCCGCCTACGCGGACCTCGTCGCGCAGGTGCGGGAGCGCTTCGACGTCACCCCCGAGACGTTCGGCGCCATCGGCGTCTCGGCCATGATGCACGGCTATCTCGCGTTCGACGCCGACGACCGCCTCCTCGTGCCCTTCCGCACGTGGCGCAACACCAGCACGGGGCCGGCCGCCGCCGAGCTGAGCGACCTGCTGGACATCAACATCCCGCTGCGCTGGTCCATCGCCCACCTCCATCAGGCCGTGATCGACGAGGAGCCGCACGTCGCCGACATCCGGCACGTCACGACACTGGCCGGCTACGTGCACGGCCGCCTGACCGGAGAGAAGGTCCTGGGGGTCGGCGACGCCTCGGGCATGTTCCCCATCGACCCCGAGACCCGCGACTACGACCAGAGCCGGATCGACCGGTACGACGCCCGCGCCGCCGTACGCCTGCCCGGCGGGCTGCGCTCGCTCCTGCCGGTCGTGCGCGTCGCGGGGCAGCGGGCCGGCGTGCTCACCGAGGCGGGCGCGGCGCTGCTCGACCCCGCGTCGAACCTGCGGGCCGGCGTCGTGTTCTGCCCGCCCGAGGGCGATGCCGGCACGGGCATGGTGGCCACCGCCGCCGTCGCTCCGCGCACCGGCAATGTCAGCGCCGGTACGAGCATCTTCGCGATGGTCGTGCTCGAGCGCCCGCTGCAGAGCAGGCACCACGAGATCGACGTCGTCACCACGCCCGCGGGAGACCTGGTCGCGATGGTCCACTGCAACAACGGCGCGAGCGAGTTGGCGGGCTGGGCGGGGATGTTCGAGCGCTTCGCGGCGGCATCCGGTTCGCCCCTCCCGGCCGACGCGGTCTACGACGTGCTGTTCCGCGAGGCGCTCGCGGCCGAGCCCGACGCGGGCGGACTGCTCGCGTACAACCACCTCGCCGGCGAGCCGATCGTGGGAACCGACGAGGGGCGTCCGCTGTTCGTCCGCACCCCGGACAGCCGGTTCACGCTGGGCAACGCCGTGCGTGCGCAGCTGTACGGGGTGTTCGGTACGCTCGCGCTGGGTATGCGGGTGCTCGCGGGCGAGCAGGTCGCCATCGATCGCATGTTCGCCCACGGGGGCATGTTCCGCACTGCCGGTGTCGCGCAGCGCTTCCTCGCCGCCGCCCTCGGCGCGCCGGTGGCTGTCGGTGAGACGGCATCCGAGGGCGGTGCCTGGGGGATCGCCGTGCTCGCCGACTACCTGTCGCACAGCGCCGACGTCGATCTCGACGGCTACCTGCGTCAGCGTGTCTTCGCCGCCGCCCCCGTCGCGGTCGCCGCCCCGGATGCCGCGGACGCCGTGGGCTTCGCCGCCTACCTCGAACGCTACGACGCCGGACTCGCCATCGAGCGCGCCGCCGTCGCCGCCCTCTCCTGA
- the araA gene encoding L-arabinose isomerase: MPLSTSLEQYTVWFVTGSQNLYGDETLRQVAEQSQQVVAGLAGLPVRVEWKPVLKDSDSIRRLALDANADDSVVGVIAWMHTFSPAKMWITGLDALRKPLLHLHTQANVELPWADIDFDFMNLNQAAHGDREFGYIQTRLGVPRKTVVGHVSNPAVTQQVEDWQRAAAGWQAARTLKLARFGDNMRYVAVTEGDKTEAELQFGVQVNTWGVNELADAVAAATDEQIDDLVAEYTASYDVADELLPGAERHQSLRDGAAIEVGLRSFLEAGGFGAFTTSFEDLGALKQLPGLAVQRLMAEGYGFGAEGDWKTAILVRVANVMGAGLPGGASLMEDYTYDLVPGSERILGAHMLEVSPSLTTAKPRLEIHPLGIGGKDDPVRLVFTADPGPALVVALSDMRDRFRLTANVVENVEAPDLPKLPVGRAIWKPAPDFATSAACWLAAGAAHHTVMTTAVGLEVFRDFAEIAGTELVVIDDDTTVRGFQKELRWNQAYYRLARGL, translated from the coding sequence ATGCCCCTCTCCACCTCGCTCGAGCAGTACACCGTCTGGTTCGTCACCGGCAGCCAGAACCTCTACGGCGACGAGACCCTGCGTCAGGTCGCCGAGCAGTCGCAGCAGGTCGTCGCAGGCCTCGCAGGCCTTCCCGTCCGGGTCGAGTGGAAGCCGGTCCTGAAGGACTCCGACTCCATCCGCCGGCTGGCCCTGGACGCGAACGCCGACGACTCGGTGGTGGGCGTCATCGCGTGGATGCACACCTTCAGCCCCGCGAAGATGTGGATCACGGGTCTCGACGCGCTGCGCAAGCCCCTCCTGCACCTGCACACCCAGGCGAACGTCGAACTGCCCTGGGCCGACATCGACTTCGACTTCATGAACCTCAACCAGGCCGCCCACGGCGACCGGGAGTTCGGATACATCCAGACGCGACTCGGGGTGCCGCGCAAGACCGTCGTCGGTCACGTGTCGAACCCGGCCGTGACGCAGCAGGTCGAGGACTGGCAGCGTGCCGCCGCCGGCTGGCAGGCCGCCCGCACCCTCAAGCTCGCGCGCTTCGGCGACAACATGCGCTACGTCGCGGTCACCGAGGGAGACAAGACGGAGGCCGAGCTGCAGTTCGGCGTGCAGGTCAACACCTGGGGCGTGAACGAGCTGGCGGATGCGGTCGCCGCGGCCACCGACGAGCAGATCGACGACCTCGTCGCCGAATACACCGCGTCGTACGACGTCGCCGACGAACTGCTCCCCGGCGCCGAGCGGCACCAGTCGCTGCGCGACGGCGCGGCCATCGAGGTCGGCCTGCGCTCGTTCCTCGAGGCTGGCGGCTTCGGCGCTTTCACGACGTCGTTCGAGGACCTCGGCGCGCTGAAGCAGCTGCCCGGCCTCGCGGTGCAGCGCCTCATGGCCGAAGGTTACGGCTTCGGCGCCGAGGGCGACTGGAAGACCGCGATCCTCGTCCGCGTCGCGAACGTCATGGGCGCCGGTCTTCCCGGTGGCGCGAGCCTCATGGAGGACTACACCTATGACCTCGTCCCCGGCTCGGAGCGCATCCTCGGCGCCCACATGCTCGAGGTCTCGCCGTCGCTGACCACCGCGAAGCCGCGACTGGAGATCCACCCGCTGGGCATCGGCGGGAAGGACGACCCCGTGCGTCTGGTCTTCACCGCCGACCCGGGTCCCGCGCTCGTTGTCGCACTGAGCGACATGCGCGACCGGTTCCGGCTCACGGCGAACGTCGTCGAGAACGTCGAGGCCCCCGACCTCCCGAAGCTGCCCGTGGGCCGCGCGATCTGGAAGCCGGCGCCCGACTTCGCCACCTCGGCCGCATGCTGGCTCGCCGCCGGCGCCGCCCACCACACGGTCATGACGACCGCGGTGGGGCTCGAGGTCTTCCGAGACTTCGCCGAGATCGCGGGCACCGAGCTCGTGGTCATCGACGATGACACGACGGTGCGAGGATTCCAGAAGGAGCTCCGCTGGAACCAGGCCTACTACCGCCTGGCCCGCGGACTGTGA
- a CDS encoding aldose 1-epimerase family protein, with protein sequence MAASGTSYVLRAGEAEAIVASVGASLRSYRVGGRDLVVPYGEDEVRPGYRGATLAPWPNRVVDGEYEVRGRRYRLALTEPERRHALHGLVAWLDFEAVVIAADHVTLAATVVAQTAYPWTLRVETTYRLGADGLTQTVRATNESADAAPFGTGPHPYLVAGPAPLDEWTLELPADRVLEVTPDRLAPIAVKDVDGVAGFDFREARVLGAVEIDHAFTDVVRDAAGRAAVRVVDPSGSGVEISWDESCPWVQVHTADLPGGPAQPGHRAGLAVEPMTCAPDAFNDARYDYDTGLRFIAPGGSDEASWRIRPL encoded by the coding sequence GTGGCGGCATCCGGAACGTCGTACGTCCTGCGCGCCGGGGAGGCCGAGGCGATCGTCGCGAGCGTGGGGGCGTCGTTGCGCTCGTACCGTGTGGGCGGTCGTGACCTCGTGGTGCCCTACGGCGAGGACGAGGTGCGCCCGGGGTACCGGGGGGCGACGCTGGCGCCGTGGCCCAACCGCGTCGTCGACGGCGAGTACGAGGTGCGTGGCAGGCGATACCGTCTGGCGCTGACCGAGCCCGAGCGCCGTCACGCCCTCCACGGGCTGGTCGCCTGGCTCGACTTCGAGGCGGTGGTCATCGCGGCCGACCACGTCACGCTCGCGGCCACGGTGGTGGCGCAGACCGCGTACCCGTGGACGCTGCGCGTCGAGACGACGTACCGGCTCGGCGCCGACGGCCTGACGCAGACGGTGCGGGCGACCAACGAGAGTGCGGATGCCGCACCCTTCGGCACCGGCCCGCATCCCTACCTCGTCGCGGGGCCTGCGCCGCTGGACGAGTGGACCCTCGAGCTTCCTGCCGACCGGGTGCTCGAGGTGACCCCCGACCGGCTCGCGCCGATCGCGGTGAAGGATGTCGACGGTGTCGCCGGGTTCGATTTCCGGGAGGCGCGCGTGCTCGGAGCCGTCGAGATCGATCACGCGTTCACCGACGTCGTCCGGGATGCCGCCGGCCGAGCCGCCGTGCGCGTCGTCGATCCGTCGGGATCGGGGGTCGAGATCAGCTGGGACGAGTCATGTCCGTGGGTGCAGGTGCACACCGCCGACCTGCCGGGCGGGCCGGCGCAGCCGGGCCATCGCGCGGGTCTTGCGGTGGAGCCGATGACCTGCGCACCTGACGCTTTCAACGACGCTCGGTACGACTACGACACCGGCCTGCGCTTCATCGCCCCCGGGGGCTCGGACGAGGCTTCGTGGCGGATCCGTCCGCTCTGA
- a CDS encoding DUF4383 domain-containing protein, producing MRTSPNRLVAIIFGAVYILVGLLGFTVTAGVDFIATDGGLLLGIFEVNPLHNIAHLLIGAALLIGGLSGVRAAKGVNIVVGLAYLLLGIVGFFIEGGSLNILALNTADHILHLGSALILLGVGFGTDRAVAPRSAV from the coding sequence ATGCGTACATCACCGAATCGCCTCGTCGCGATCATCTTCGGCGCCGTCTACATCCTGGTCGGCCTTCTCGGCTTCACCGTCACGGCGGGCGTGGACTTCATCGCCACCGACGGTGGCCTGCTGTTGGGCATCTTCGAGGTGAACCCGCTGCACAACATCGCTCACCTCCTGATCGGCGCAGCGCTGCTGATCGGCGGCCTGTCGGGCGTCCGCGCCGCGAAGGGCGTCAACATCGTCGTCGGCCTCGCGTACCTGCTGCTCGGCATCGTCGGCTTCTTCATCGAGGGCGGCTCGCTCAACATCCTCGCCCTGAACACGGCCGACCACATCCTCCACCTCGGCAGCGCGCTGATCCTGCTCGGCGTCGGCTTCGGCACCGACCGCGCCGTCGCGCCCCGCTCGGCCGTCTGA
- a CDS encoding YdeI/OmpD-associated family protein, whose translation MRYETTLSQFGNNTGIEVPVAVLEALGGGRRPPVSLVVNGYAFDSTVGAMAGMALVPFSAQRRRESGLSGGDAITVDIRLDDQPREVVVPADLAAALDVAARRGAFDALAPSARAARVARIESAKAPDTRARRVAAIVADLA comes from the coding sequence GTGCGCTACGAGACGACACTGTCGCAGTTCGGCAACAACACGGGAATCGAGGTGCCCGTCGCGGTGCTGGAGGCGCTCGGGGGCGGACGGCGTCCGCCGGTCTCCCTCGTCGTGAACGGGTACGCGTTCGACAGCACCGTGGGGGCGATGGCCGGAATGGCGCTCGTGCCTTTCTCCGCGCAGCGGCGTCGGGAGAGCGGGCTCTCCGGTGGCGACGCCATCACCGTCGACATCCGCCTCGACGACCAGCCGCGTGAGGTGGTCGTGCCCGCTGATCTGGCGGCTGCCCTGGATGTCGCGGCCCGGCGCGGCGCGTTCGACGCGCTCGCTCCCAGCGCGCGCGCGGCGCGCGTGGCGAGGATCGAGTCCGCGAAGGCACCCGACACCCGCGCGCGCCGTGTCGCGGCGATCGTCGCCGACCTCGCCTGA
- a CDS encoding asparagine synthase, whose product MATRQARIKSSEIVAEGLYIASAATRLALKNAILVDILAAGRDFDADNFLDDARQALTSLAEEAEADAERTRRERKAASGRYSDSGGTHDYRSRDVANLRRRRRQSLRIAKELRERAADETELRKLIADAREAAWSEVAGNIDRTLRIEAARPDLEPDYDRMRTARMQALRMVDLPRLRSQRRSAQQQVEERDRAIASDVSEIID is encoded by the coding sequence GTGGCCACCCGTCAAGCGCGCATCAAGAGCTCGGAGATCGTCGCCGAAGGGCTCTACATCGCCTCCGCGGCGACGCGCCTCGCCCTGAAGAATGCGATCCTCGTCGACATCCTCGCGGCCGGCCGCGACTTCGACGCCGACAACTTCCTCGATGACGCCCGGCAGGCGCTCACCTCCCTCGCCGAGGAGGCCGAGGCCGACGCGGAGCGTACGCGTCGCGAGCGGAAGGCCGCGAGCGGCCGCTACAGCGATTCGGGCGGCACGCACGACTATCGGAGCCGCGATGTCGCCAACCTGCGGCGGCGGCGGCGGCAGTCGCTGCGCATCGCCAAGGAGCTTCGCGAGCGCGCCGCCGACGAGACCGAGCTGCGCAAGCTCATCGCCGACGCCCGCGAGGCCGCGTGGTCCGAGGTCGCCGGCAACATCGACCGCACGCTCCGCATCGAGGCGGCGCGGCCCGATCTGGAGCCCGACTACGACCGCATGAGGACGGCTCGCATGCAGGCGCTGCGGATGGTCGATCTGCCGAGGCTCCGGTCGCAGCGGCGCAGTGCGCAGCAGCAGGTCGAGGAGCGTGACCGCGCCATCGCATCTGACGTCTCGGAGATCATCGATTAG
- a CDS encoding Txe/YoeB family addiction module toxin yields MAVVTRDPFNGIGKPEPLRHVLSGAWSRRIDEKNRLVYYVADDHIVILQARDHY; encoded by the coding sequence ATCGCGGTCGTCACCCGCGATCCGTTCAACGGCATCGGCAAACCCGAACCGCTCCGGCACGTCCTTTCCGGCGCGTGGTCTCGTCGAATCGATGAGAAGAACCGACTGGTGTACTACGTGGCTGACGACCACATCGTCATCCTGCAAGCGCGAGACCACTACTGA
- a CDS encoding response regulator transcription factor, producing the protein MIRVVVADDQLIVRAGLSVVLSTADDIDVVGEAADGDEAVRLTRELRPDVVCMDIRMPGTDGIAATRAIVADLSISSDVLILTTFDVDADIFAALEAGAAGFLLKGADEHTLRQAVRSVAAGDGTLDQRLTRRILKEFGERRRAAATRRPSAAAALTDRERDVLHLLAQGSSNAEIATSLFIEPTTVKYHLAGLLQKTGSRDRLQAVLWGIRTGIITVE; encoded by the coding sequence ATGATCCGTGTCGTCGTCGCCGACGACCAGCTGATCGTCCGCGCCGGCCTGTCCGTCGTTCTCAGCACCGCCGACGACATCGACGTCGTCGGTGAAGCAGCTGACGGCGACGAGGCGGTGCGCCTCACGAGGGAACTGCGTCCCGACGTAGTCTGCATGGACATCCGCATGCCCGGAACGGACGGTATCGCAGCCACCCGGGCCATCGTCGCTGATCTAAGCATCAGTTCCGACGTCCTCATCCTCACGACCTTCGACGTCGACGCCGACATCTTCGCGGCCCTCGAGGCGGGCGCCGCGGGATTCCTCCTCAAAGGGGCCGACGAGCACACGCTGCGACAGGCGGTCCGCTCGGTAGCCGCCGGGGACGGAACCCTCGACCAGAGACTCACCCGTCGCATCCTCAAAGAATTCGGGGAACGCAGGCGCGCCGCCGCCACGCGTCGCCCCTCCGCCGCGGCGGCCCTCACCGATCGAGAGCGCGACGTCCTCCACCTCTTGGCGCAGGGATCGTCCAACGCGGAGATCGCGACCAGCCTCTTCATCGAACCCACGACGGTGAAATACCACCTCGCGGGACTCCTCCAGAAGACGGGATCGCGCGACCGGCTTCAGGCTGTGCTCTGGGGCATCCGAACCGGCATCATCACGGTCGAGTGA
- a CDS encoding sensor histidine kinase, giving the protein MSSPGRAAPPTRLRATLPPILVAAVAVGYLGLALWGEALPTSVFGDVSPLVHGGLVLVQAVALLWRRRSPLSSFAVVVAADLAILATTDGELGIGALGVMLASYAVAREGRNATRVTALACGATATAVVGAASMAAGSGATLVVLVATAVARIGLLYVLPAAAAEYARGRERLSTALHTQARMVEAERRAAAERQVRAERAALARELHDIAGHHLSGIIVGAQAASALLTTDPERARGMLHTVQDDARTTLVDLRRTVGLLRDDDEPSSPARVNPTATVTGITALVAAARERGQGVDLETVGEPRTLGPLAETAAYRMVQESLANAARHAPSAPCHVSVNWTSEGVSVTVRNEPGDVPDTTLSPREPEGYGLAGMTERADLVGATVETGPAADGGWTNRMFIPTALADAS; this is encoded by the coding sequence ATGTCTTCGCCCGGCCGCGCGGCGCCCCCCACACGCCTGCGGGCAACGCTTCCGCCGATCCTCGTCGCAGCGGTCGCCGTCGGCTACCTCGGTCTGGCGCTCTGGGGAGAAGCGCTGCCGACGTCGGTGTTCGGCGACGTCTCGCCGCTCGTCCACGGCGGCCTCGTCCTCGTCCAAGCAGTCGCATTGCTCTGGCGTCGCCGATCTCCGCTGTCGTCGTTCGCGGTCGTGGTGGCCGCCGACCTCGCGATCCTCGCCACGACCGACGGCGAGCTCGGCATCGGAGCGCTGGGCGTCATGCTCGCCTCGTACGCCGTTGCCCGAGAGGGTCGGAACGCGACAAGAGTGACGGCCCTGGCCTGCGGGGCAACTGCGACAGCCGTCGTGGGCGCGGCATCCATGGCTGCCGGCTCGGGCGCGACGCTCGTCGTGCTGGTGGCCACCGCGGTGGCGCGCATAGGACTGCTTTATGTACTCCCCGCGGCCGCGGCCGAGTACGCGCGGGGACGGGAACGTCTGAGCACTGCACTCCACACGCAGGCCCGCATGGTCGAGGCGGAGCGGCGAGCTGCCGCCGAACGCCAGGTGCGCGCCGAACGTGCGGCTCTTGCGCGGGAGCTTCACGACATCGCGGGCCACCATCTGTCCGGCATCATCGTCGGCGCGCAGGCGGCGAGCGCGCTGCTCACCACCGATCCGGAGCGCGCTCGAGGGATGCTGCACACCGTGCAGGACGACGCCCGCACGACCCTCGTCGACCTCCGCCGCACGGTAGGGCTTCTCCGCGACGATGACGAACCCTCCTCCCCTGCGCGCGTGAACCCGACCGCCACCGTGACCGGCATCACGGCTCTCGTGGCAGCCGCCCGAGAACGCGGACAGGGTGTCGACCTGGAGACAGTCGGAGAGCCCCGTACACTCGGCCCGCTGGCCGAGACCGCCGCGTACCGGATGGTGCAGGAATCCCTCGCCAACGCGGCGCGCCACGCGCCGAGCGCACCGTGCCATGTGTCGGTGAACTGGACGAGCGAAGGTGTGAGTGTCACCGTCCGCAACGAACCCGGCGACGTTCCGGACACCACTCTCTCCCCCCGAGAGCCGGAGGGATACGGCCTCGCCGGGATGACCGAGAGAGCCGATCTCGTCGGCGCCACGGTGGAGACCGGCCCCGCCGCAGACGGCGGCTGGACCAATCGGATGTTCATCCCTACTGCCCTGGCGGATGCCTCATGA
- a CDS encoding ABC transporter ATP-binding protein, with product MNITPPLPLEVRGLRKSFRGRPRVDDVSFTVRPGKVVGLLGPNGAGKTTTIRLLLDLASCDSGEALVFGVPYRELDHPARQVGAVLDAGGLHPARTGRQHLLIAAGRAGVPTDRVDAVLEEVGMTADADRRASGYSLGMRQRIAIAAALLANPRLLILDEPSNGLDPAGMHWLRQRLRGFAAAGGTVLLSSHLLSDIAEIADDVIVIAEGRVVAEAAMTDVLADSAGSLENFYLDVTGTQGVR from the coding sequence ATGAACATCACCCCGCCGCTTCCCCTCGAGGTGCGTGGTCTCCGGAAGAGCTTCCGGGGTCGCCCGCGCGTCGACGACGTCTCCTTCACGGTCCGGCCCGGAAAGGTCGTGGGCCTGCTGGGGCCCAACGGCGCCGGCAAGACGACCACCATCCGCCTCCTGCTGGACCTCGCGTCCTGCGACAGCGGCGAGGCGCTCGTGTTCGGCGTTCCGTACCGCGAGCTCGATCACCCCGCACGGCAGGTCGGTGCGGTGCTCGACGCGGGCGGATTGCATCCGGCCCGTACCGGCCGTCAGCACCTGTTGATCGCCGCGGGCCGCGCGGGAGTTCCGACCGATCGCGTGGATGCGGTGCTCGAGGAGGTGGGCATGACTGCAGACGCCGACCGCCGGGCGAGCGGCTACTCGCTGGGTATGCGCCAGCGCATCGCGATCGCGGCAGCCCTGCTCGCCAACCCCCGTCTGCTGATCCTGGACGAGCCGTCGAACGGACTCGACCCTGCCGGGATGCACTGGCTCCGTCAGAGGCTCCGGGGTTTCGCCGCGGCGGGAGGCACGGTGCTCCTCTCGTCGCATCTGCTGTCCGACATCGCAGAGATCGCCGACGACGTGATCGTCATCGCCGAGGGCCGCGTGGTCGCGGAGGCAGCCATGACCGACGTTCTCGCCGACTCGGCGGGCAGCCTCGAGAACTTCTATCTCGACGTCACCGGCACGCAGGGGGTGCGCTGA